The genomic window ACCAGATTGTTAGGTACCGGGTTTGTGCCCCAATAAATGTGTTGGATAAATAggataaaaaatacatatacagGGAGCCAAACTAAAATCAAGTTAGTGTCATTCACTCTTTAAATTGCCCAGCTTCTCTTTACCATACCATAAATATCTCAAAACTCATTGAGATATTTGTAGAGGTCAAAGGGAGGAAAGAGAGAATACATGGTAGTacaggggtgctcaaatccaaactgATCCAAATGAAAACCGCAaacgatccaaaaaaaccgaaaaccgcaaaaaaccgaatatttttggatgtgtttggatgtacATGGTAGTACTGAAGGTTATGGTGTTATCTTGCTAAAATTTTCCTTTGAACCATTGAATCTCATATGAAACTTTCTAGCGTTATCTCCTTTCACATGTTTAAGCATCAGACAATATATGAGTTGACATTTTTTTACAGGTACTCACTAGCTCAAGAGCATGGAGATCTTATCAATCTTCATGATTGGTTCCAGTCATTTAGAACAATTGTTCTTCAAAATACAAATAAACGGAAACAAAAATCGAAGAACACCCCCTCATcaaagaagagaaaagaaatgaaTGAATCTGGAGACCAAAATGAAGCCTCAATTCAGTAtcctttatatttttcatttcacaATAACATGATAGGATGAGGCATTACTAAAGCTATAGCGATTGCAATGCATTTGGTTATATTTGTCACAACAATCCTTAACTTTGGTTTGTCATAGAGCACGATTTTGCAGGGGAGTTACAGAGCTGCAAATCACTGGGCTAGTTCGAATGCCTAGCAAGAGACGTCCAGATTTTGTACAGAGAATAGCATTTGGCATTTGAATACAGAATTcacttgtgtttttttttattttttttttatattgaaatgtAATATAATTGGTTTggtatattatataattattcaAGGTCTAATATGGTAGTCaattgaaaaagaagaaaggtaTAACGGGAAATAGAGACAGAGAGAATTGTCTGCATGTTACTAAAGATTTATGAATATTATCTTTTTGCAAGTGTTAACTGTTAATTGAGCTTATTGACAACAGTGTGGTTAGCTCCAACTCCAACATTGTCAGCTGTTTTACTTTTACCTACCTTGGACCTTCGAGATACTGCTTTCTTTGATTATATTTACAAAATAGACAAAGGAAATTTAAACACTAAATGCTATACATCTTGATGATTAAAATTAGACGATATAAAATGGTTTAAAGATTGcacaaaaaaaatggtttaaaaaattaatcattttataGATAGTAAATTTTATAGATTATATAAAATGATGaaatcctattttttaaaattaactattgctattaatatttttaatttaaaatcatatatttttttatattttaaattatattaataaaaataaatgagtaAATTATTTCCTCATCCTATCTTGTTGCTTTCTAACATTGGCATAAAAATTTTAGGACCGTACAAAATAATATGgtctgcttcaaaaaaaaataaaataatatggtCCAAGATTAACTTATCAGGCTttgactcaaaaaaaaaaaaaattatcaggCTTTGTCTAAAATGAAAGAGTACCACTTGTCAATATCTcgataacaattttttttttataaaattcaccgttgcattgaaagtttatatcatatagatctttcatataaatttttagaaaaattgaacattgtttgatatgttattgagactcatcaagattaacggtttatgaatttttactgAATAACGTTAATTTTGGTCGGTCTCAATTACACATcaaatgaaataatttaataaaataaaattttctaaaacgTGAAGTAATTTTTGAATAATAACAATTAGATAAAAACTACCTAGTCtctctgaaaaaaaaaaacctagccGTTTACATATATGGGCCGACCCAACCCAATTTGGTATGAAGATGAAAACCCTATTATCACGCTGCGTGTATATATACTCCTAATAAGTAAAGTGTGATTTTAACGCCGCTGTATTGTTAcgcaagaaagaaagaaagataaatCTCACTCACTCGCTtactttgtttctttgtttaaCCTCATTCTCACTCTCACTCTGCTTTCACCACAACACTAGTTGCTGTTTCGGCTTTCTCTTTCGCGCGCAACACTTCGCGACTCTCTCTCGACTCTCTCCGCTGCGCTCCCAACTCACTCTCCTTTCACCGCAACACTCATCCTCTCGCgactctctctctccctcttccTCTGATTTCCATCATCGGTTGCAATGGTCTATTTTCCAACCAAAACTCTTCCCAAAAaacaaccaaaaccaaaacccttGTTTCTCAaacacaaaattttcaaaaaaaaggtTTCAATTTCTGCAACAAAGATCGAacaaaaggaaaaggaaaaggaaaacgaggaaaaaattgttcttgatacaccaacaacaacaacatcatcatcactgCCCATTCCTTTTATCGATGATCTTAAGATAAAGAACACTCTCTCCACTTGGAGACAGATGACCACAAAACATCAAAGAGAAAAGGCTCGCCTCCATATCCACAAAATTCGAAAAACCACTCATTTCGAAGCAAACCACGAGGCGATGCGGGAGTTTCACAAACTCATTGGACTAAAATTTTGAAGTTTCTATATTTGTTGGATGCTGCTAATTTGTTAGGTTTGCTTATGTTTcaatgttttctttcttttgcagATAACTCTGATTCGCTAGATTCTGTGCATTTGAGTGTGTGTAGATGCTGACAAACTATCAggttttattgttgttttccTTCTTTTATAAGAATCACGCATGCGgttgttgttgattgttttgATTCTCCAGCATTTCATCTGAAAATCATGCATCAGTGCCATTCAAGTTTGATTCCTCCGAGGTCCTTCACCAACAAAAAAGTCACTCAACTTTTGAAGGTTTTTCAATTCACCGATTTTCAATGGCATCGACTTCAAGCAAGTGCCTCTAATATCCAAGTAGTGCAAGTTGATAAGTTTATGAATATCTTTTGGAAGTTCAATAAGATTATAACATCCAACTAACTTGAGTGTTTGCAAATTGTACAAACTGCAGATGGATTCAGGTAACCTTGTAATCTCGGTGTCAGACACTTCTAGAGAGCGCAGATGTTTTAGTTCTCCTATTGAATCAGGTAACTTGTAGAAATAAGCACCTACCAAGGTTAACACCCTTAAGTACCTTAGCTTTGTCAAAAGATCATTTGGCATGTCGTCGAACATGTCTATGGATGTACCTATCGTTCTTATTTGCATAAAGGTACTTAGACGGTTCGCTTTGCTAACATCTTTCAGGTTTACATACGAGGAACAATGTGAAATAATGTGAGACAAATATGTGGTTAATGACTTACAACATATGTTTCAGACTATAATTTGTGTTTGATAGGATAAGATTTTAGAAGGATGAGTTGTGCTTAGATCTTGAGAAGACTATTCAGTTGTGGttgtagaaattttttataCCTAAAGATATATCATTTTACTGTCATAAATAATGAGTTTCATGTTCAATGCCTATTTTTTCCTCCTAttcttaaaatgaaaaaaattctgATTTCATTTATTGTTGAAATGAGGATTGTTCAATCTTTTGTCGGTGAAAGGCAGTGACTTACATATGCATTGGTCTTATCCTTTGAAAGAGGATATCTTTTATCATCGGTCATTGCTTTACCGATCTTTAGTAGCTGATGTAAATGATAGCCGATCATTCTTTTCAACTGAGTACTACACCCTAGTCCTTTCCATTTCTGTTGATAATAGATGTTAGTATTCCCgctgtattgtattgtattgcAGGAAAGTTTAATTTCATTAGTGCCGAG from Trifolium pratense cultivar HEN17-A07 linkage group LG1, ARS_RC_1.1, whole genome shotgun sequence includes these protein-coding regions:
- the LOC123904748 gene encoding uncharacterized protein LOC123904748 isoform X1; this translates as MHQCHSSLIPPRSFTNKKVTQLLKVFQFTDFQWHRLQASASNIQMDSGNLVISVSDTSRERRCFSSPIESAEGFVDARGYVAALALGAQGVCVGSRHLNIYFYVIYESQGKSFIFLNEFLRIHIFMFFFRFIHGSLSVG